agtccaggttgatctggaattcactgtgtagtctcagtgtggcctcgatcacacggtgatcctcctacctcagcctcccaagtgctgggattagactattcatttattttattttgtttatttattttggaggtagagttttactcttatctagtccatgctgacctggaatttgctatgcagtctcagggtagcctcgaactcatggcaatcctacctctgccttctgagtgctgggattaaaggcatgtgccgccatatcCAgctagtcatttatttatttatttattttttgaggtagggtctcactctggctcaggctgacctggacttcactatgtagtctcagggtggcctcgaactctcggcaatcctcctacctctgcctcccaagtgctgggattaaaggcgtgcgccaccacgcccagcaagtcgctagcccaggctggcctcaaattcatggtgatcctcctgcctcggcttcctgagtgctagggctAAAGGGGTGCATCACCATCCCGGCTTGCTTTCTGCTGCTTAAATGGGTGAGCTCGGTGGATAGGCCTGGCAAGATGGGGATAAAACTGCCCTCAGTAAGTGATTTGTTTGGGGCTGCATCTCCTTGTTGTGCTCGACATCCTCATGTGAGATGCATGAGGTTCTGGGTGTGCTAGTACACCTTGTGAACCACGCATTCATACTTGAATACGATAGAGCACCTggctttgttggtttttttttttccaggtaagaaaAGAATAGTAGTGAAGGAGAGGATGAGAGTTTGATATCTATGAAAAGAGAAGGATGGTCTAAGGGAGCAGGACCCTCAGTGCTTGGGGAGAAGGCTGGGACTTGTCATAATAGGCACTGTGAAAATTCTTGGCCTGAGGAGCAGAAGAGAACACCCAGGGTGAGGAGAGACAGGGTGAACAGACTTGTTAGGTCAGAAGTTGTCACCAAAGCGCCACTATGGGTCTGCTGCTTGGGGCTTCATGTTCCTAGAGACTGAAGTGTCTATACTGGACCAAAATTATTGCCATTGTTCACCTTAATGTATATTTAGCTAAAATTAAATCCAGTACTGAGAGTGCACATTACAGACATCACTGGGAAGTCTAAGAGCACTGTGCTTTATGACGTCCTACCTGCCAGGACTGATAGATGGCTTTCCGGGGCCCTGAACTCGCTGCTTATGATCTGCTTGCTAGGTCTCTGGGTACCTTCCTTTGGAACAGTTCCTAAGGTGGTTTTAGCACCCCTACAAGTATAGGAGTTGGGTAATAACAGCCCCACACCCTGGGTAGGGCCCACACTCTGGGTACAGCCTGTACCTGCAAGGCTAACAGGACTAGAGAGCTGTTTAGAAGACCTTAGCTAGGGGAGCTCTCCAGACCACGCAGAGAGAGCTGGGTGAGGGACCCTTGGAGTCCTGCCCCGTGGTAACTGGAATGGGAGGAatgctcctgctcctcctccctctcctgacGTCACGAGCCACTGCTGCAGTCGCGGCTGGCTGCGAGGACAAGCCCGGGGAGCCGTCTGTGGAACAGCAATGCCCCAGGTGGACTGGCCCTGCCCTTGGTGGGCTGTTGGTTGCAGGGAACCTGAGGCAGAGGGCAAGGTACAGCTGCCTGCTCCTCACTGTGGCCTGTATGAATAAGCCTTGTCCTCTCCCACTCTGCTCGCCCACAGGGTGAAGGAGGTGTACAGGCTGGAAGAGATGGAGAAGATTTTTGTCAGGTGAGAGACTCACCCTGTGTAATTCATGCGGGGGGCAGGGGCACAGCTCAGTCAGGAGCTGTTGTGTGTCtgtaggctgaggagatggtctaGCCCTGCCTCCCCCTTCACTCACCGCCACCACAGCTTCACTGCAGCCCAGGGCCCCAGCCGCGAGCGAACTCAGCACCTGTCTGGAGGGAGCAGGGCGGGTGTCAGGCAGAAATCCGGGCTCATTGATGCTGCGATAGTTAGGCTTGTCCCTGCAAGGGGCAGAGCAACGAGCTGCTTTAAACACCATAAATCCCAGCTCAGTGCTGAGTGGGATTGAGCCTAGAGGGGCAGAGGCGCATACTTGCATCTTCAAGTGTCCATGGTGCAGCACTCATGGGTGAGCAAGGCAGAGCTCCAGGGGCCACAGTGATGCTATGGGTGATGGGCTAAAGACCCAGTGGCAGACTTGGTCTCAAATTTTCCCTTTGCTGGTGAAGAGCAGCTTACAGCAAGGTCATCTGTCACTACCCCATCTCCAGTGCTTGGGTTGGGAGTTGGGAGTATGGGTTCTAAGCCCTGCATTGCTGCTGTAACTGTGGCTTGGAGCAGCTCACTGAAGTATGGATGCGTCCGTTCCTTCTGTCGAGTCAGGCTAGAGTACTGTGCTTGGTGTGACTCTTCTAAAGCTGGAGACAAAagtcagcctccctccctccctgtctcacaCGCAGGCTAGAGATGAAGCTCATCAAGGGCTCTGGAGGCACTCCAAAGCTCAGCTACACAGGTCGGGATGACCGGCACTTTGTGCCCACAGGCCTCTACATCGTCAGGACCGTGAATGGTGGGTGATGAGTGACTGACCGCTCCCGCCCCTTCCCCGCAAGGGTGACTGGCCCAGACCTGCCTGAGTCAGTTCGGGCTCCCTGCTGAAGCCGAAGCAGCCAGGCCGGCACTTCTAGATGCCTGCTAGGGACACTGCATCCCTAGTCTGGATTGCTTTTGTTCTTTGGTGGGTCTGAAAGTTaggctgggggcagggagagaagacATGGGTGTTCTCAGCGGGTGGCAGAAGCTCTACAGAGGCAAGCATGGCCTCTGTCCACTTGTACCCCAGTAGGCTGGGGATGTCACCCTCATGGGTGCACAAGCCCAGAGTGGGCTTTAAGAAGGAATTTCTGCTTGAGCCCTTCGGGTCAGTGGTGGATGCTGTGCCCAGCCTGCTTTCAGATGAACAGGACAGAGGCAGGATGGCCATTTGTTGGGCACTGTGTCCTGAGTGCCTGCCCTCTCCACCACCAGAGCCGTGGACTATGGGAGTCAGCAGAAGTAGCCAGAAGAAGTTCTTCttcaacaaacaaaccaaaaactccACCTATGACCTCCCTGCAGACTCCATTGCCCCATTTCAGTGAGTACCCTTCTCTGCGCTTGCCCTGCTCAGTAGCCGTGCACCCTGCTGGAGCCAGTGTACTAGATGTGTACTAGATGCCCGAGCTGTGCCTGCCACACGGGCAGGCTGAGTTTGGCCAGGTTCTGTGTTGAGAACGCTGTCCTTTCACGGAGTATGGCTGAGCGTGGGTACAGAGCTCAGTGAGAAAGGGGCACAAGGGGGACCCAGTCTTGTCCCTCATCAGAACTCGACACTGACCTGTCAGATTGCTAGCCAAGGGTTTTGACAGCAGCCCCATTGTCCCTCAGTTAACCGCTGACACGTGTTGCTGTCTCCCGTTAGCACTGTCCTGTCAGGGAAGCAGGCAAACCCGGCCTGGCAGTAGTTCTGCAGCCCAGCTGTGCGCTGAGGCGCCCGCAAGGACCTGGGACCCACTGGGCACCTTCTGACTGCCAGAGGAGCCTTAAAGTGGAGTCAGTGAGAGAAAGCCCCATCTTACCTTAAAGCCCCCTCCCCTAAGTCACAGTTGCCAGGGCTTCTGCACCACCTCGTTACACTCCTAACTCCCCTTCCCTCAGCATCTGCTACTACGGCCGGCTCTTCTGGGAATGGGCAGATGGCATCTGTGTGCACGACTCCCAGAAGCCCCAGCACTCAAACAAGCTGTCCAAGGAGGacgtcctttccttcatccatatGCACAGAGCCTGAGGACTGTGGGGTGCTCTGTCCCTGCTGAACGCCCTGGCATGCCTCAGGGCAGGGCACTCTGCACCCGGGGCCATAGCACTGGCTCCTTTTACATTTTGGAAGGAAACCGGGGGCTCCTCCTGGCCATGAGGGCAGTAGCTGCCTGTGCATCCCTGTGGAGCTGCTGGGCTTTTAGAGGACACACATCCTTGTGGGACCCTTCTGCTGGGGAACTGTCTGCTCACAAGGACATGACCTGAATGCAGTTGCAACTGTGGCAGACTCGAGGCCAGTGCCCAGGACATGTGAGACCAGAGGACGCGTCAGTGGCAGGCTGTGAGCTCTGTCTTTCCCACCAGAACCCGTAGGCTCAGTTTTCTGAGTTCCGTGCACTGCCCCTGGGGGTGGAGGCCTCCCATTGCGAGCAGCTGCTGTACAAtccaggttttatttttgttctgttttaatgCCATGTTGGAGAAGACTTTCTGGTCTCCTCCACCTGGTCCTGGAGTTTTCTCCAGCCTGGACTTCTGATAGTCCCGGCAGGCCGGGAAGACCCCACATCAGAGTCTTTGGTACTGGGTAAGACTGCTTCGTGGGTTGTAGAGCCTTTCTGGGCTCACCCCTTCTGATCCAAACACTGGGCAGCTCTGGGAGGGCAGGAGGCCGCCTGAAgacctgccctttctctccccagCAGCAGGGACAGAAGGCACCTCTAGGGTCAGTAGAGCCCCAGCCCTCTGGCATTCACAAGTCACTTCTGCTCCAGCCACCTGAGGGTCTTGTCAGAGGTCTGAGCCGGAGGTAGCCCAGACTGCCCCTTTCTTATCTTTTAGGAGGTACAGTCTGCTTTTGTTTGTTCATACGTGGTCACTCCATTTCCTCTGTcttagagagggaggagggacatCTGTGGTTGTTTGTCATGGGAAACACCTCTCAAAGATGTTCATACAGGCTCCCTAGGGCCCCATGCCAGTGCAGACTGGTTTCCATGGAGATAGGGCACTGAGGCTCCTGTTAGGTTGGAATTGACTCCACCATGGGGGGTCCTTCAGCCAGcagccagcccccacccccaggctggcGGCAGCACTGCTGGTTTGCTGTATTTCCACCCAGTTCTGGGTAGATGAGTGTGTCTTGCAGAATCTTGGATCATTAAAGATAAACATATTTCTAATGCCTCTGTGGCTCTGTGCAGAAGCCGGTGCTGTCTGTCTGAACACAGTGCTCAGTGCTGTGTGGTTGGGGACTACTGGCTAGGATGAAAGCGAGTGGCCGGAGGGGACTTGAGGGAAGCAGCTTTACTGCAGAGGGAGGAAATGAGGGTGTGTCCGAGCTCCCGGGGGGCCCCAGAAGTGCTCTCTGGCAGCGCAGGGAGTTGGGGACATTAAGTGGCTCCTGTTGGAAGCAAGGATGGGGGAATGAATGAAGCCACAGccccaggagagaggggaggcacTTTTCCTCCCTTACATAAATCACACAGCTCACTCCATGTGACAATGTAGAATCAGTCTGTGTGACTAAATAACAGAGGCGTCAGACCAATTAGTATCACTAGACCAGGGACACAGGTGGGAGGGGCAGAGGGCCTCATTGATCACGGCCAGCCTCCCTCAGGGCAGGGCTGCCCTGCCTGAACTGGGGGCTGCGTGTTTGCTTTGGGGCAGCAGATGCTCATGGCTCCTTACCTGGCTCCATACTCACATTCTGGGCTCCCTTACCTCAGTCCTAGGGGCTGCATCTTAATGCTTGGTACTGCTGGTTTCTTGCTCAGCTGTCCAGCACCCACCCTCTCACAAGCCTCACCTGGAGCCGGAGTGTGCTGGGGCTGGGGGTTGCCAACTCTCAGCTGCTCCTGCCTGGCTCCCTTCGGATGAGCCCCACCCTACCACCTCTCGCTGCAAGCCCACCTGAGTTACTGAGCGTTGTCACCATCAGTCAGTCTGGTCACTGCCGTGCCTCTTGCTGCCCACTTGCTCTTTGAGCCACCCTGGCCCTGCCCACTTCTGCGATGGATTAACTCCACACTCCCCTGGGACCTCCACGTGACCAAATCAAGTCTGAGCCACCGTCCCTGTGCACTCTGCTGCTTTCCTGCCATGACTGCAGGTCGTGGCTCTGAGCAGAGGGCACGGTTTGGTAGGGCCAGCAGGTGCCACGGTCAGTGTCTGCTTGTCTTTGCAGCtgttctgcctcccttctcaatTCTAACAAGGACTTTTGAAAATCCTGTTTTCCTTGATATGGGAGTTCCTCCCCTGCTGCCCCTCAGCGAGTCAACTCACCAGTCGGGGAGCCTGGAATCTTTATTACCTTCCCCAAGCTTCGAGCTTCGGGAGCAGGCAGGACCACGGTCTCCAGGTCCCAGTCCCACAGCAGGCCAAGAACACAGGGCCACAGAGCTACAGGGCAGACTGACTCAGGGCTCCTTCCAGGCTGGGGCGGGGGCACCTTGGTCCTCTTGAGCTTGGACAGCGCGGCAGGGGCGGCAGGCTCACGTGGCCCAGTGGGCGTAGAGCAGGGCGAGGAGAACGAAGATGGCCACCGACAGCAGCGTGTTTTTCCGGTTCTCCTGCCGAAGGCGCCTCAGCTCCTTTTCTGGGAGGGAAGGAGATGCCGGGGGTGGGACGGAGTTCAGTCCAAGCTACTGCTTGCTTGTCCCCTTCCAGGACTGGACACACTGCCGAGGAGTCACGCCTCCTCCCGGCCACTTTCTTACTCCCAGAACTGGCCCTGTCCTTCATCTTCCCAGATCCCCAGGCCCTTGAGCCCAAGCTCAGTCCTGAGTCCACGTGTGACTGGAGGTGCCCAAAGAGCCACACCTGAGAGCCCAGCTCAGAGGCAGGGTGTCCCCACCTGTCAGGATGGGCTCTCATGCTTGTCTCTAGGAGTCTTCCGGCCCAGTAGAAATTGCTGGATGGCCGAGACCCCCCTGGGTCCCCCAGAGTGCCCGGGTCCTCACGCTGTCTGACAGGTGCTCAGCTGAGCAGGGCGGGAGACCGAGACAGGCAGCAAGCCCGCTGTCCTACAGCCACGCTCCACCCCCTAGGTGACATGCCCAGACGGGGCACTCCCATTCTGTGCGAAACAGAAACTGCTAAGTTCAAGGGGAAATGGATGCCCCACCAGCCCCTTAACCTGCGAAGTGCAGGAAAGGAGACACATTTGGGGAGCCCTCTGCAGGCACACCAGGCTGCTCCTGGTCTCAGGGCAGTAGTAGCAGGTGCAGCCAGGGCTTCATCTGGCTTTGCCCCCAGTGCCCAGAAGGTGGCAGTATTGCTCCACCCGCAGAACTCTTCTGTCCCTTAAGGTGGGGAGGACGTCCTCCACCCACCCCAGACCGGTTCTGGTGGTTTCCAGTGGTGTGTGGCTGAAGGACACGGTCTGGAGTCCGTGGTTGGAAGCCTGTCTTCTGGAGCTGCCCAGTCACACACCTACCCAGAGACAAGCCATCACTGCCACTCTGGCATTAAGAGCCAACGGCTTCCTTCCCACAGCCTCTCGGGGGTTGCTCCTCCCCCACGTTGGGGAGAAGGTAGGACTGAAGACAGGAGGGCACACTTACCGTAGCTGGAGGCTTTGCTCATGAGGCTGTTTTTCTCCTTCTCCAAAGACCTCCTGTAAGGGGTTGGGGGTTCCAGGTCAGCAGAGGGGCAGCGGCACTTCTGAGATGTCTGAACAAGGGAGTTAATGGCTAAGGTTTTAGGAGACGGGGATGAAAGCTCAGAGCTAGGGACCCAAATTCTTTACCTTAATTTAGCTCACATTCGGGGTGAGGGCAGGGTGGGGTGGCTGGCTGGGCAGGGGCATTACCTGTCCTCGGGGCTCAACTCCATCCTGTAGAGCTGGGAGGTCACTGCCTCCAGATCTCTCCGGCACTGGGACAGTTTCTCCTCTAGCCCGTCAATCTGAAATAGTCAGCAGACAGGTGGGTTGTAGAGCCTTGTGGCTTTCTCCACGCAGGACCTTAAGGCCTCCAACCCCAGGCCACATGCAGCTGTGTTGGGCAGGGTCCCGGCTCACCCTCCTTGGACTGTCTGCTTAAGAGCTTCAGCTCTGAGCTGCCAGCCTGAGCCCCTGGAAAAAGGACAGTGAATGCTGCTCAGGGCCGGTCGGTTGCCCTGACCCTCTAGACCAGGCACTAggtatggacagagagagagcgccCCACACTAGCTATCTTCCCAGCACAGTACCCCTGTTGGACCCACAGGGAggccaccagagcctggcaccCAGCACCCCTGACCTGTGGTGGAACCCGGTCTGAATGAACACAGTAGATGGCTCATAGTTCGAAGCGCTGCACATGGGTGATTAGAACCAGGGGCCCCCAAACCAGAAATGTTCTGCTCATTGGCATGCTTCATCCTAATAAAGCAGTCTAAGTTATAAAAACAGGCATTTTTGTTCCTGTGATAATCAATAAAGCAGCTCCACCCCAGCAACTTGAGACCACTCATTTCTTCTTGATTTGCTTCCTGCACAGACCCTACCTATCACAGGTTGTAGCAAAGCTGCTGAGAAGGGAGGTGCCGGAGACGCCTTCCATCTGCTCCTCAGAGCTCTTGGGGAGATCCCTATCTTTGTAAAATCCGCGACTGGGATGTCCATACCTGGCATCATCTGTCTTCTGTCTTGTCCTGGTTTCCACAGGTCTAACTGGCTTCCTCCCTGGACCTGGGGCTGCACCCTGTCCCATGGCTGATGAGTTCCTTTGGGCTCTGTGACATTCCTTCCCCATCTCTCCCCCAGGCTCTGGGAGGGCTGGCAGATGTGACTCTATTTCACAGATGGGAGGACAGCGCTCCCCAGACAGAATGACTTCTCTAAGGAGCCACCCTTCTTAGCATTTTCAGGCATTTCTCACTCCGTCCCTTTTCTGATTCGTCCTGCTTGTCAGACTGGTTAGAGTTGGAGAAGTCCCAGGCTGTCATTCCTGGTGCTGGGTGTCAGGACAGTCACATTTGAAGTCCCTGGACCTCTGCCCTTCCCTGGCCAGCAGCCATCTCAGCCATTCTTGGGACAGCCACTTTGGCTGGTCCAAAGACACACGTCTACCCCAAACCCCTTCCCCGCAGCTCTCCTACTCCACCTCCTGCAGGACTCGGTGGGATGCAGGAAGTCACAATCTGGAGTTAACCACATGGCTAATTACACCATTTCTCTGCTAATGGGTGCCCAGAGGGCGGACTCTCCTGGGCAACAGATCCAGCCAGGAGATAGGGCTGTTCCGGAGGCGGCCAGAGGCCCTTCGGTGGGGAAGTGAACTCTGGAGGGCGAGGCTTGGGACTTCAGGTCTGCCCGTCACAGGACGCTCCCCAGCACAGCACAGCCCGAGGCTTTTTGTCCTCATTCACCCAGTGGCAGTTCCAGATTACTCTGCAATGCCCCACCTCCTCCTCTGACCTTGGCTGGAGGGGACCACACTCCCCTGGCAGTCTGTCCTCTGGGGACTGGGCACATTCTACACTGCCCCTTCAGTGCATGCCCAAACCTTCTTCCCAAGCTTCCAGACTCTCTAGATGGGCCCACAAGGATGCTCCCACCTGTCTCCCCTTTGAGCCTACACAAGGGGCCTTGCTGTGATCTTGGAGGCTCAGCATGGGCCACAGCGGGGCCGGGGTCAGATGACTCAGACCTCAAAGGACTTTTAGAACTGAAAGCAGCTGCTGTGGGCACACAACACGCCTTCCAGCTTACCCTATGCCAGCCTCAGGGGCCCCATGTGCCAGGCCTTGCTTTGGAGGCCATtctcaggagggagaggggtgGGATTTCCATCCCTGAAAACCTCTAGAGCGCTACAAGTTCCCAAACAAGTGGTAATTTCCCCATGGCACGACCAGGGGCTCATGCTGAGTGAAATCATGCAATTGACATTGGCAGAGCACAGTGGCCAGGCTGGTCTGCCACCACACTCTGGGCAGGGCCTGCGAAGCTGGCAGTTGGAGGCCTTTATCTGCACAAGCCCAATTTATTTGCAGTTCCACTGACTATCCCCACTTTCATTTGCCACTTTTTAATGAGGCTTAAACGGGCAAGCACAAATCAAGGTTTTAGTGACTGGAGTTCTAACCTCCCTCTATGAATATGTATGCCCTGCTGACAGCCCCGACTCCTCTCTAACAGCGCTCTTCCCCTTCCTTACAGCGCGGCTGTCTGATACGGGCCAAAGGGGGGGAGCCTGGCCCTGTTAAAGCCTCTTTGGCAGGCCACAGACTCATCAGTAGAAGGGACgctgctgggtccccagcttgGCCTGGGTCAGGACACTGGTGACCAAACACCCAGCAGCACTTGAATGAGCTGCTCTGCGCAGACTCCAGCACACCCATTGCAGAGGAGACAGGgtactgctgctttttttttttttttttttactttgagaaagaggcagagagaaggagagagaatgggcgcaccagggcttccgcccactgcaaactccagaagcatgcgccctcttgtgcagctggcttatgtgggtcctggggaattgaactcaggtcctttggctttgcaggcaaacgctgttaattgctaagccatccctccagaccaggatgctttttttttttaatttttatttatttattcgacagagaatgagggagaatgaatggacgcaccaggtcctctagccactacaaacgaactctagatgtgtgcaaccccttgtgcatctgactaacgtgggtcttggggaattgaacctgggtcctttggctttgcaggcaaacgccttaaccgctaagccatccctccagctcccagggTGCTTCTTTAAGTTGCCACTTGGGTCTGCTGGAGTGCCTACAGAGCACAGTTGACCTAGCAAGACAGGTCCAGAAAGGTGAGAGGGGCCGACTAAAAAATGGGCCTTACAGCACATGGCTTATGACTTTGCCAGactttcctgtgttctttttttttttttttttgatttgttttttgaggtagggtctcgctgtagcccaggctgacctggaattcactatgtagtcttaggctggccttgacctcacagtgatccctcctacctcagcctccagggtgctgggattaaaggcgtgcacctccacacctagcggggtgggggagagagaaaaaagtgagatggagagtgggcacaccagggcccctagctgcaagtgaactccagacacatgggccactctgtgcacctggctttatgtgggtactggggaattaaaactcagattgttaggttttatgagcaagcacctaaaccactgagctctctggTCCAGGAAGTTCCGTTTTTTGCCTACCCTCTCCTCTCCTGGCTAACGCAAGAGAGGGCAGTAGCCAGGAGGAGAAGAAATGTATTGTGCAACTAAAGTGTGGAGCCAAgtgtcaagctgggcgtggtgtgcacgccttgaatcccagcactcgggaggcagaggcaggggcaggaggatcactgtgaatttgaggccaccctgacactacatagggaattccaggtcagcctgggctagagagtgaaaccctaactcgaaaaacaacaacaaaaaggaggcAAGTGTCAGGAAGACTAGAAGGGTAAAGGGCGAGGCTAGGAGAGCAGTTAGGAGCCTTAAAACTTAGTTCTGTGCTAAGTGCAATGTAGCCTGTGCCCGGCTGTACTCACCCGCGAATGACTGGTGAGCTTCCTAGTCCTGGGCCTCGGCTGACTTGGTGAAGCTAAGGCAGTCATAGTTCACGTCTCAGAGGGAGGGTGGCCCGGTGCGATACAGAAGTGGGGAATGGCGCTTACACAGGTGGAGTTCGGGTAAGTGCTCTTATCAGAGAACTGTTGTTGCTGGATCTTTAGGGGAATAAAAACCTGAATGATGGATGGCAAGACTAAGGGAAGACAAGAGCAGTGGGGGCGTGAGGTGGTGAGGAAGGCCAGCTGGCTGCCCGTGGGTGAGGGGGGGAGACCCCCTGGCTGCCTGTGGGTGAGGGAGGGAGTCCCTATTCCTCTGAGCCTGTGGAGGGGCTTCAGGGAGGGTAGTGAGGACAGCACTGCCTGCACCACGGGCCGGccggccagccagccagccagcggGGGCATGTTACGCTGAGCTGGATAGGGTGGAGTGAAATTGCAGAGGTTGGGCCCCAGGAAAACCAATGATAAGACGGCCCAGGCAGAAGACCCAGATGAGGTCCAGGGAAGAGGAACCCAGAGGAAGTGTGAACAGCAGCCAGATTTGGGGGTTCTAATGCAGACATGATAAGTCTGGAGACTATGGAAATCAGAGGCCCAATCAAAAGGACTGGGACCAACTCCAGAGGGACACGAAGGCTTCACTGTGAGGGTCAGGTAAGTACCCAAGGCACCTGCAGGGGAAGAGTGAGCTTACACTCAGGAAAATGAAGGAAGAGCCATGGGTGAAGCAGGCCTGCAGGCTGCAGATGGCACAGGAACCCCAAGACATAAGAAAGGTGGCATGAATTCCCCCTGACTCAGCAAACCCGGGAGGTGTCCAGTAACGCCTGTGGAGGTGGTTCTGTGGAAGCCTGCCCTTGACCCAGTGACTGGGGCCTGCTGGGGAGGGGGTCAAGGCAGGGGACGGTGGGAGAAGAGATGCAATGGGAAAAAATTGGGAAGGCAGCTTGAAGGCTGGTGACCAACCCAAGAATCCAGGATGCTTTATCAGAGAAGTCTCAGATGTGAGGCCTACCGGTGCAAGCGGGAGAGCTGGGCGCTGGGCCGCTCTGTCCCACACCCGGGAGGGCCTGCTGAGGCTGTGTGGCGGCCCGAGGTGCTGGCGGTCAGGCTGTAGCGTCAGCTTCTGCAGGCAGGGCCGGGGGAAGGAGAGGGCTTTTTCTGCCCAGTATTCACAAGCAGGCACTCTTG
Above is a window of Jaculus jaculus isolate mJacJac1 chromosome 8, mJacJac1.mat.Y.cur, whole genome shotgun sequence DNA encoding:
- the Ccdc167 gene encoding coiled-coil domain-containing protein 167 isoform X2 codes for the protein MTKKKRENLGVALEIDGLEEKLSQCRRDLEAVTSQLYRMELSPEDRRSLEKEKNSLMSKASSYGAEAPSAGEPEKHAAVGGHLRSPRPALRPLGHVSLPPLPRCPSSRGPRCPRPSLEGALSQSAL
- the Ccdc167 gene encoding coiled-coil domain-containing protein 167 isoform X4, yielding MELSPEDRRSLEKEKNSLMSKASSYGAEAPSAGEPEKHAAVGGHLRSPRPALRPLGHVSLPPLPRCPSSRGPRCPRPSLEGALSQSAL
- the Ccdc167 gene encoding coiled-coil domain-containing protein 167 isoform X3 yields the protein MTALASPSQPRPRTRKLTSHSRIDGLEEKLSQCRRDLEAVTSQLYRMELSPEDRRSLEKEKNSLMSKASSYEKELRRLRQENRKNTLLSVAIFVLLALLYAHWAT
- the Ccdc167 gene encoding coiled-coil domain-containing protein 167 isoform X1, which gives rise to MTALASPSQPRPRTRKLTSHSRIDGLEEKLSQCRRDLEAVTSQLYRMELSPEDRRSLEKEKNSLMSKASSYGAEAPSAGEPEKHAAVGGHLRSPRPALRPLGHVSLPPLPRCPSSRGPRCPRPSLEGALSQSAL